The DNA segment GCTAATTGCCACCGCCGCAGCACTGGCCGCTGCGGCCCTGAGGGGCAGTTTCTTGTAGATCCACTCCTGTCCGGGTCCGTCCACCTTGTCCAGCTCCACCCTGAGCCTCGTTCTTCGGTAGCTTCTTTGCTACAGGGAAAAGAGACATGGATCACaaatgttaaaatttaaaagttCAAAGTTACATTGCAGTTAGCTATAAATACAAGTGGTAACAAGATTGTTAAGTGGACAAGACCAATGGAAACAGCTTCACAAAGTTCTAGTTTTCCTACAGAATTTCCTCTAACCCTCATTATTTTGAAGAACTGCATAGTCCTACCTCAttctaaaaatattcaaatgaagcAATCTGAGGGAGTAAAACCATTCTTTGAAATCACTTCTCACAAATCACTGATATATGCAGTGTATAAGGAGGGGTCACAAGCTGTTCCATTTTAAAATGGTCATTAAGGTAAAGAGGTTGGAGACCGCAGGGTTACACTATTCATAAAGGCTTCTGTCACCCACTTAAAAATGAACAGTTCTCTAGCCCAGCAGGTGTCACAGAAAGAATTTGTTACTTATTTTTTAGCACTTTACTTCACGTTACTGTAGCAGTAGCAAGTGAAGTTACAGGTTGTTAGCAGCAGGCTAGCAGCTGTGTTTTAGTATTTAGAGCAGGGGTCATCAACTACATTTGCGTCTAAGCAGATACCATGAGGGTTGGACTTggaccaaataaaaaaaaaatatttaggcataattaattatatattgtCAATTTCTTACAAGATTAATGTTATTTCTATGAGTGTATATCAGTGTGAGCAGACTCCTACAAAAACATTGGAAATCCATAATCATAATCAGATACTTAAGCCGAGCTAGAAAATGCTCTCAGATCTCTGCCAAGGAGACAGTTCATAGAGTGTTTGTTAAACTGATTACTAAATAACACCGCATAGAAGATGGTCCACTGCAAATGTTTTAAGTGCTAAGCCCTTtgtgtataaaaaataaacaagtaaataagTGAAGAATATATACAGCTCTATCGCTGTGTTTTGCTGTCAATCTCGCCTGTTGCTTCTGGCCTAGCTGGCTCTCCCACActgtcctccccctcctctcctacACCTCTCTCTTCATTGGCTTCCTGACCATTTATTGCTGCTTCAGCTGCCACAGCAGCGCTGGTTAAAGCCtggaaaatatttgaaactAATTAATTGGAGCTAATCCCACTGGTCGGACAGTTCAGCTTTTCCACGTGTCTTCTTAAGTTTTTAGGTACTCTGTTTTGCTAATAATTCTGGTCCAGACTCCAGAATGACTTTGCGTGTCCTCAACACAAGCCCTTTTGaatctttgaaaatatttatCAACATTGAGCTGGACTGAGGAAACAattgaaaaattaatttctttatatTAATATCATTTTGTCATCAGGCCAACagtttcaaactgaaacaaacatcaCACATAATGTCTCCAAAATAATCAGTCCATCCACCTGAAATCTCATCAAAACTTCAAATCTGACGAAAAGAGCTACATCAGGGAAAGATGTCGAACCAAGGATGATCTATTCTGAATGAGCTGCTtgatttaaatgtagttttgttttgattttgaacaGATACATGGCAATACTTTTTTTCAATACAATCTACTGTTATTTTATAACAATTCAAGAGCACAAATTAATTAACTTGAGAGCAAGTACTACATATTTGGCCGCATAAATTAGGTATTATGAACTAAGAGGGTGGTAAACTGAAGTGCTGCCTAAAATATAAATCTGTGGGAGTGGTTAAGAGGGACATTTGACTCATCTGAATAATACACTTACCAATAGCCATGAAaatttcattcacattcatggCAGTCTTGGCTGAGGTCTCCATGAAGAGTAGACTGTTGTCATCAGCATAGGTTTGTGCCTCCTAAGGATATTGTTTGTATGGTACAGTTTAGTACAatttaatgatataataaattCAGGATGAGGATCTGAATACCTGAAatcattttgttgttgaattGATTCATATCTATGCATCTTGATACCTGAAGCTCTACGGCTCTCTTGTTTGCGATGTCCGCCTTGTTGCCTGCCAGAGCAATCACTATGTTAGGACTGGcttgtctctgcagctccttcaccCAGTTTTTCGCCCGTCCGAAAGTATCCTAATGAAGCAATCAAGCAagaaactttattattattactcttACCTAATGTATTCACATGACAATCATATTCAAATTTAGcgaaacatttttactttttagcaTAAACCATGACCAACATCTGACCTGAAGACATGACCTCAAAAAACTCACAGGTAATGTAATTACATTAAAATTGCAGTGTGTTGTATCCAAAACACTTCCTTAAGATATTCTAAGATATTTTACCTCTGATCaacacattttgttcatttgatCAAAACCCATCAGAgttcattgtattttttctgaCAGCTCCCCATTGTTACCCAGCAGCCGAAACCTACTGTGTTGGTAATGTCGTAGACCACGATGGCCGCCTGAGCTCCTCTGTAGTACATTGGAGCCAGGCTATGGTAGCGCTCCTGACCCGCTGTGTCCCAGATCTCAAACTTCACAGTGGTGTCGTCCAGACAAACAGTCTGAGTGAGGAAGGCAGCTGAGGAGAGCCGGACAATGAGGATAAGTGGAATGATAAAATATTAGGACCATGAACCTTTCCATCTTCCCTGAAGATCCTGTTAATGTTTGAGGTACATAAACACTTGAGGGATGTGCATTGCTTCACAACCTCCATGCCATTCACAACAGCACCAACAAATCTGTGCAAAACATCTTCTGAAATGAGATTCATTAAAttaacataactttttttttgatggaagttcattcttgaccttagTAAAAGTACAGCTTAGACCTTTTTCATATTATCTGGGGCTTAGTATCAAAGCcaaattttgtttttggtaCCAACCAAAATGTGTCTTTAATGTTATATGTCAAAATTGGTCAAGCATCATTAACTGGAACAGACTGTGTGATCAAATCTGTAATCTTATTCACTTAATGAAATGAATCGTTCTTgatctaaatctaaaaatatttattcaggCAAAGTTCTTGTATAGGTTCTTGTGTTTCGATTTAACTTTAcgttttatatttgttaaagaACATTATCAACAAAAgcctaattttttttatcagtgcgCAAAGTTAGATATTCCATTGACACTAGTACACTTACATTTCATACACATAACACCACAATCTACCGACTGAGAGACGCAAAGCTTTTAAACAACATGCACTCTTTCAAAAGTTTAGAAGCACATTTCTGTCGCCTACCTCCAATGGTACTCTCCTGGAATTCGTGGAACTGGCCTTTGACAAAGCGCAGCACTAAGCTGGACTTGCCCACTGCCGACTCCCCCAGCAGCACCAGTTTGAACTGGCAGattttgtttgctgctgtggcACCATTGGGCCTGGTTGCTCCTCCACCGCGCCCAGCcattgacagagacagaaactgttATGGATGGAGAGGGCCTGACACTACCAGCTAACAGGTTGTAAAGGCAGGAGCCGACTCTGGACACACAGGCACTGCTGGTTAGTGAGGTCGAGGATCAATCTTCTGGTGGGAAGAACTGGATTGGGCAGACAGAGTTTGGCATTCACAGTTTTGCAGAGCCCAATGCGATGTCTTCAATGTCCTTTACTTGTTTGGCCAACAGTGCTCAACCTTAagatatgaaacagaaaataagcaAACAAGCTGAATCCAAAGAATATgtggcatttttgtttgaaaatcaaAGCATcaattaatgataaaaatagGTGCAGATAAATTTTCAAATGTCTAATCATCGCACCTctacagcacagagaaaatatgtttgataTCTTCCCTGTAGCACATTTAAATATTCCCTTACTAAATCATTCTGTCGAGCTGTTATAATAACAGGGTAAAGGTGTAGCTAaagtaaaataagataaaagaaaagagtttGATGTGCAGCACCTTGTACAGCACTGACTGTTCAAAGGTTTTTTTATGAGAGCAGACACTTGGAAATGTTTCAAAGTTTTAACACACAGCTTTAAACTGTCATCTTCTTGGAGTCAACATCACATTCTACCAAGCCAAGTCTAGATTAGTTATCTTACTTAAATACACAGCCACAACTGGGTCCAAACAAAGTGTTTATTAAACCGCTTCAACCTGCAGATGTTAACATTTGACCGTGTAACcggataaaaacaaaaccaagtgCAAGTTATCATCGAGGCTAACGCTAAAAGCCATGCTAACATCGGctaacaaggaaaaaaaaacactaaaaagaaacaaataacgCGCTGGCGTACTTACCAGCAACGAAAAATAATCTCCACCCCGCCTTGTGAACTGCGAGTTGTATCAATATTGTTCCTCTTTAACACGGTTATCtccttttttttgccaaaacaCTTTCAGGTTCAGTAAATTATACGCTTCCGCCTTGTGTAACTAAAATACTTCCTGATTTCATCTGTCATGTGATGCAATGTCACAACCAATCATATGAGCAGAGAGTATGCCGTCAGAAGGAGCCACCTCAGTACCACTGTAAttttttcgtgtgtgtgtgtgtgtgtgtgtgtgtgtgtgtgtgtgtgtgtgtgtgtgtgtgtgtgtgtgtgtggcctgtattgtaatataaaaatagcatttttttgCAGAACAAAGAATTGCAATACTTGCGTTATATAACGATGTGATAGCTCAGCTGTACCAGTTATTCCAACTTCATCTTCTCTGAAAATGATTTGACacttcttccttgcttctctcTTCTATTCACATTGTATTAATTGatctatttttgtttatttttttctcatatatattttttcttgtatCCTGCTGCTTGGATTCTTTGCTGAACGCTTTATACAGATGCAAAACCTCTGTCTAAATGTTTgttggttaaataaaaaaaggaaacattgaAAGAATTCTATGTATGCTTTAGTGATAATTACCACAGTATGCATTTACACTACATGATTAAAGGATTTCTATTAGACCAGTACAGGGAATACATCatgggtttttgttttgtttttttcactcatgtCAGCATCTTATCAACCACAGGGTGGTGCAatatgacagagagagatagagagagaaaactcaGCAGGGCCTGTGTGACATCAACAGTCATGCAAGTACCCAAGTGCATCCAagtaagacagaaaaggaaTGACTGATGGTGCTGAAGAAAACCCTGAGATACAATATATCTATCTATTTTATTTGTGCCCTGATTGACCATTTAGTTCATATGACTGGATCCATGTTTACTGTGGGTCTGATTAAGAATAGAAGTATAAAAcaaccatcatcatttatcagaaagatttttcttcattttcacattgtatcacaaaaatatatacactAGGAGACATTCCCATCATAACTTGGATAATTACATAATGACTTTACAATCAGAACATCAATAAATGCAGATGCATCtaataaaaaagttttgttgTCCTATATTATCTGAGCAGTAACTCTACAACTTTGGTTTGATGGATTTGTTCAAAGTATcaatacaaagaaaaaggacaaactTAGAATGGATTAAACTTTATTATGACAATGCAgtacacattacattacagtagATTATTCATTCATTGGAAGATGTGTAGCCTGACATTCATTTATCTGTTGCACAGATCAGTCCTGCAACAACGGGAAGTTGTTGTGGGTGGATTATTCAGACGTTCACAGTCATCTGATTTATAGCAACCCTTGAAGTAGTTGACAACTGTGACAACATCGAAAAAGACAGAATGGATCATTAGATATCTGCTGTACATTTTCAATGAAAGGACTCTGGTCCAGAAAAACAGTACACTGAGGGAAAGATCTATACTTACTGGATCCAGCTTGTATGATGACGCCGGCACAGACCTGGTTTGAACCACTGCAGGTCTCCACAGAGCCTGAACAATGACGCAGGCCTCCACAGTAACACCTCAAGGCTTCAcctggaaaaggaaaaaaccaCATCATGTTCAACCATAGCATAcaaattaattataatttacaGGTATATGAACAGTTGTAGACTCTTACCAAAACTTCGTTGGTGGTCGGATAGGATTAAATTAGGGTAAAAGAGATTGCAGGTTTACTCACTGTTGCTAACAACCAACACAACCAAAAGGGTGAGAATCACAGTCttcatgttttcacagtgtctctgtatgaaaaaaaaatgtgagaagATCAAActctacattaaaaaaaagattgttgAGGGAACTCtcaaaattcacattttcaaagaTCTGAAGATGTCATACCTGATAAATTGTCGTACTTGAATGCGGATACTTCAAATATGTGCTGCAAGTTGGCAGGCTTcctttttatttggttttgttgtgCAATTGATGCAAATCCAGTATTTCATTAACTCTGTTCAAAACACACTTTGTACTCTACTattatgttgaataaaaaacaaactgttgtgcAAAGTGGGACATTATCCCAATGGCTGTAGTTTATTTCAAAATTAGCCCTAGAAGCCTTACTGTCACCCTTtgtaataaatataacattCCTTTGTCCCTACCCAATAAAGAGCCTGAATTAAGATGTACTCTGTGTATATGACAACACATTATTGGAAAGGAAGTTGAAGCTCTTTCATCCATGCAGGTAAAACTTTACTTCTTGTCTCCACTTTCTCTTTCTATAAAAGTACCACAAAAAGCTTAGAATGTAATTTTTCCAAGCTTAGATGTGGACAAGTTCcaagtaaataaacaacaaagtatCAAAAACTCAGCTGGTGTTGGCCATTTAAACAATTAGTTAAAATATGCAGTTATTTTTAggaaatttttaaaataaaatttggcaACAATATCCCATTTCCTCTCCCCTTCCCTGTGCAGCACAGAGTCGTGGCAGCAGGGCCTGAAGCAATGTGATAAAGTGAAATTGTATTTGTTCATGAACTGTTTTATTGGACTCATTACATCATATCCATTCCTGAAACTTATTTTATTACACTTTCAATATCAGTTTTACAGTTCAACCATCTCTGGTCCTGTTGTTGGATTATGGACTTGCTGTATTTATATTCCTACTGCAGCATGTTTGAATgtaaagacataaacacacatagacatcCACCCACTCTATTTTATCTGTcttactgtttttattctgaataTGTTGTATCAATTTGTTTAGTTGTTCTCACTTGAATTTTAGTCAGCCAGTTACATCTGCTGCATTATGTAACAGTGTTGTATCTGTATTGTCCcttttaaatacaataaaataaatactacCAGCTTTGCGTTTATGATATGTAATGCCatttggctttttattttttggtggAATTTTACAATatgtcttctgtttttatcttggCCTGGACGAACCATATAGTTTGTGTTGGAGCCATATTAAGagtttttaaatagaaaaaatcaGACGGATGCAGCGTTTTAAGTTCGATTTTGAACTATGTTAATATGAGTAATGAAGTAATGATATTGATTCAAGGGGCCTTAAGCAGATGAATGATATGAGTACCTGATACTCACCTGTGTAAGTGCTGATTATGTGACTTGAACCTGCTGTATAACTTCTGCTCTACATCAGTCTATAAGTAGGTCTTTGATTTGGTTggctgtcaacagttttcagacTGATAATAAATGTAATCATGTCATTTTCCTTCGTCCGATTTGAAAAATCAGTATATtatttgatgataataatttcagatattgaaaatattatatctcagacagtgtgtgtgttggttacACCACCTAACCTGGTTAAAATAACTTTGATTGATTAGCCACTACAGGCTGTGATGTGCACTTCTGTATGGTGGCCCCAGATGGAGCCTGAATGAACTGCTGAGTGGATGTGTATTAAACCCAGTCTGAAAAAAGTCACGTTGCCATGTCTGAGAATAAACTTTTGTCAGTTGTAGACAACATTGTTTACCCTGTAATAGCTCAATTTGACTATTTGATTGATCCCACCGTTTATAAAGAGTTTTTGATAAAGACACATAAAAGAGAAACGagagaaaatgataataaaataaagaggcattaaaagtgaaaaacaaatatataaaacaatctTAATCTTTATTATGAGAACACCAGAATGCACGATACACGAGAGCATTCATTAATCATAGGGTGTTTTCAAAGCCATAAAGAtggcattcattcattcattcattcgttcATATCTGTTGCACAAATCCGTGTTGCAGCAAGAGCCAGTTGATAGACCAAGACGAGTCAAAAGCGGGCAGTTGGTTGATTTATAGCAACCATTCAAGCGATAGGTAACTGTGGAAACATAGAAAAAAGATAATGGATCATTAGagaaagttttgttttcctgtttttatttgtattctttATTATTGATGTTGGATGGCTGCTCACTATAGTGTGACCATTGCATTTTATTGCCACTGAAGCACTTACTGGATCCCGCGAAAATGAGGGCACGGGCACAGACATTATCTTCCCCTTGGCAGGTCTCCACAGGGCCTGAACACTCTCGAATGCCTCCACAGTGACATCTCAATGCTTCACCTGGAAACAGATATAAAAAGAATATTGTTTTCCATCTTAAACAAACTAACTCTGCAATTTCAGTTAAATTTGGGTAAAATAGACTGTGCAGGTTTACAGGTTAACTCACTATGGCTCACAACCAGCACTACAAAAAGAGCAACAATCACAGTCTTCATGTTTTCACAATGTGATGTCTCTGTACACCAGActctgtattaaaaaaaagtgttagaAGATCAGACACCACATTTTCCTAAACAAAtgtcagcattttttttatcatccacCCATTCAAAGACTTAAAGATATCTCACCTGATGAATTTTCGTATTGGAGCACTGATACCCTGGCGTCCTTTTTATCCAGTTGTGTTGCGTTATTGTTGCATAAGTGCTGCTTGTCCAGTTTATTATTAACTTGTCATCTGTGTCAGGAAAACACAATCTTACACCACTGACTTGTGGGAAATGCAGTGTGCTGTACAGCAAATTCTTAAACCAATAGTTACTGCTATCTATgactaataataacaacaacaacaacaacaacaacaacaactatgTTGTCACCAGATTTCCCCataacaaatgaatgtgaatcaTGAATGTGTCATAAAGCAGGACAACTCAAAACAGACAGGTTTTTACAAATGTTATTCAGTTCTATATAGTTTTATTataaagagtgagagagaatggTAATTTCATGCAGGATaaatttatttgttcattttttatgtgACCATCACCAGCCAGTGTT comes from the Seriola aureovittata isolate HTS-2021-v1 ecotype China chromosome 21, ASM2101889v1, whole genome shotgun sequence genome and includes:
- the LOC130162853 gene encoding ras-related protein Rab-5C-like, with translation MAGRGGGATRPNGATAANKICQFKLVLLGESAVGKSSLVLRFVKGQFHEFQESTIGAAFLTQTVCLDDTTVKFEIWDTAGQERYHSLAPMYYRGAQAAIVVYDITNTDTFGRAKNWVKELQRQASPNIVIALAGNKADIANKRAVELQEAQTYADDNSLLFMETSAKTAMNVNEIFMAIAKKLPKNEAQGGAGQGGRTRTGVDLQETAPQGRSGQCCGGGN
- the LOC130162699 gene encoding phospholipase A2 inhibitor and Ly6/PLAUR domain-containing protein-like; translated protein: MKTVILTLLVVLVVSNSEALRCYCGGLRHCSGSVETCSGSNQVCAGVIIQAGSIVNYFKGCYKSDDCERLNNPPTTTSRCCRTDLCNR